catTTCCATTGTTGctgacacattcaacagtgCTGTTGCCATGGTTTTTTACAGTTACACTGACAGTGCTGTTGACTGTGTGGTTTAATACAGTGGTAATGACAGAGTACTCAGTGTGGTGATTCAACAGAGGCCATTTGATGTTAGGTAAAGGAAACCCTTCACTGATGCACACACAGGtcaaaccctcagactgaagCACACATCCTGAGCCATTCTGTATCTTTGTATGCCCTGTAAACATGTAACCAGAATCATAAAACAGGGGACGCTGCAAGCCATAACATTAATATGAATTACAGGTTAAAATGCCATCGACTTACAAGTCACAGTTACATCAACATATGAAGTCAGAGTTGTGTCCAGATGTTTTACTGTACAGATGTACTGCCCTGAATGTTCTGATGTCACATTATGGACGACAAGTGTAGCTGACCCACTGTCATTGTGCAGCTTTGTGTTAGAACCACATTTAGACCACACAATCACAGATGGCGGAAAGCTTTCAACACTACAGGTCAGATTCAGAACATCTCCCTTCCTCACAGTTGTATTCCCAATGATCTGAGCAGCCCTGTTATCTGTAAAATACATTCAGTGATTTCAGTGGTATATTTATGGAGAGGGCAGGTTACACTGACATGTAATCATTCAACCAGAAAAATGAAGGATAAGAATGATAACAATGTGAGTTTAATTAATCCAAAGTGTAAAATGCCaaaaatgtcaataaaatgcaaattacaATTTGGTCACTGTACAACATCATCACAGGTTTCAAAAGGCTCTTAATACATTTCCTCTTACTTCCCCTGTATAGTGCAGTCTACAGTGTTCCTCTTTCTGAATAAAGTTTTACTCTAcatctataaataaagaacatacATTTGTACATCGTCTTCAActtttcaaaattattttaaatgacatttttgaaaaatacaaGTAGTCAGTGGTATCActgtctaaatatttcaaagccAATATACACAGATGCTAAGAATTACTCTAATCTAAACTCACCATTTCAGGTACCAGATGAAACGAATATGACCACTGCTAAAAACGTTCTGCTTAAAAGCACAAAGTTGTGTACTTACATATCACTGTGATATTGACATCCTTCTTCAGGGTATTGTTCATATATGTAACTGCACAGATGTACTGTCCAGAATGTTCTGGTTTCACATTCTCAATGACAAGCCTGGCTGATCCAGAATAACTGTGCAGGTTTGTGTCAGAACTAAGTTTAGACCACTCAATCAGAGATGGAGGGAAACTTTCAACACTACAGGTCAGATTCAGAACATCTCCCTCCTTAACAATTGTAACACCACTGATTGTAATTTCTTTCTTATCTGTGagataaaaatatacattttacaatcatgtgatttctttttgagaCTCTCTGCTGATCATTcaatagatttaaaaaagaaataaataaatacaaaaaatcaGAGGTTACAAAGTACTCACGGGTCACATTTACAGTCAAAGTCTTCTCTGTACTTTCTCCACCTGTGAAGTTGATATTGCAGGTGACACTAGTGTCGTGGTGCTCAGCTGAAGGATTGAAGGTGAAAGTTgagctgtgtctctgtgttacaTCAGTCAGATTCTCAGTCTTGAAATCAGTGCTGTTTCCTGTAATGTAAGATTCAGTCCCTCCTGCTCCTCTCCATGTCCAGGTGATTTCAGGAACAGATCCAGAGCAGAGACCAGGAGCAGTGCAGGTCAGTGTGGCCTGCTGTCCCTCTGTCAGTGTGGGAATCATTACTGTGGGCTTCTGACTAAGACCTAATGGAAATAAATTGCATTTATAGAAACAGATTAACTATCTGAAGTTTGTCTAGTACATTAATCTGTTTTTTCAAATAATAAGAAAGAACAGTGGTTTGAAATGAAAATGGTTAATGGGAAGCACAAGTTTTATCAGGAACTGCTGCAGTTCCTACCAGCTACCATAGAGGTCAACAATTCCC
This sequence is a window from Oreochromis aureus strain Israel breed Guangdong linkage group 11, ZZ_aureus, whole genome shotgun sequence. Protein-coding genes within it:
- the LOC120442586 gene encoding sialic acid-binding Ig-like lectin 10, yielding MFVLIWSALFVSVKGSIADTGASAWGQQLCVGRYCVTLSERELTAEAGLCVVIPCSFTNADEFTPNHTIWYKCEASQKFCTDADIIFHSNKNTDTKAQSGFEGRVSSLEPDVSQKNCSIIINDLKESDSGSYQLRVHGVLNGKQDAFTFIPRVNVSVKGLSQKPTVMIPTLTEGQQATLTCTAPGLCSGSVPEITWTWRGAGGTESYITGNSTDFKTENLTDVTQRHSSTFTFNPSAEHHDTSVTCNINFTGGESTEKTLTVNVTHKKEITISGVTIVKEGDVLNLTCSVESFPPSLIEWSKLSSDTNLHSYSGSARLVIENVKPEHSGQYICAVTYMNNTLKKDVNITVIYNRAAQIIGNTTVRKGDVLNLTCSVESFPPSVIVWSKCGSNTKLHNDSGSATLVVHNVTSEHSGQYICTVKHLDTTLTSYVDVTVTWHTKIQNGSGCVLQSEGLTCVCISEGFPLPNIKWPLLNHHTDTVLPWIVAGVSLTLNAFCIIYIWFLWNSRKKVNLHQEERTYMSLQKVDASSDYDVIAQHIN